The following coding sequences are from one Seonamhaeicola sp. ML3 window:
- a CDS encoding RagB/SusD family nutrient uptake outer membrane protein yields MKTRLKMHKTIGIICLFIVSLTSCTDDLNITPNDDQTVLSENLFANEQAYVQVLAGIYANLALTGTDGPESSNLKNIDAGTSQFGRVLLYTQTLAADEMIWSYENDPGTRELQRNIWTSQNPLLLGMFSRAHLTVALANNFLRETTDEKLNARNVSEATKNEIATYRAEARLMRAMAYYYLMDLFGKANFADETTPINAQPEVYDRGLLFAFIEEELKEIEPLLVPARQNDYGRADRGVAQMILAKIYLNAEVYIGEAKYTECINYCEQIIASGYSLADSYLHNFMADNNTNSATNEIIFPIVSDGVTTQNYGPTTVMINGSVGSLEKNGEEVGVGKEGWGGALRVRKQFAELFGPAFADDDRNTIISADRPIDISDISDKDSGFIIQKYSNATSTGGFGMDKTFVDTDFPLYRLADVYLMYGEAHLRGGGGSLSTAVGYVNDLRTRANNPNLISSGDLTLDFILDERSRELHWEAHRRQDLVRYGRYTGGSYNWAWKGNGSNGIALPEHFNLFPIPVGSMAANPNLTQNPGY; encoded by the coding sequence ATGAAGACAAGATTAAAAATGCACAAAACAATTGGAATAATATGTCTTTTTATCGTTTCACTTACATCATGTACCGATGATTTGAATATTACTCCGAACGATGACCAAACTGTTCTAAGCGAGAACCTTTTCGCGAACGAGCAAGCGTATGTACAAGTTTTAGCTGGTATTTACGCAAATCTTGCCCTAACAGGCACAGACGGCCCTGAGAGTTCCAACTTAAAAAATATAGATGCTGGAACAAGTCAATTTGGGCGTGTTTTACTATACACCCAAACATTAGCGGCCGATGAGATGATTTGGTCTTACGAGAACGACCCTGGAACCAGAGAATTACAAAGAAATATCTGGACCTCCCAAAACCCGCTACTTTTAGGTATGTTTAGTAGAGCTCATTTAACTGTGGCACTCGCTAACAACTTTTTACGCGAAACTACAGATGAAAAATTAAATGCCAGAAACGTATCTGAAGCCACTAAAAATGAAATCGCTACTTATCGAGCCGAGGCAAGATTAATGAGAGCAATGGCTTATTACTATTTAATGGATTTATTTGGAAAGGCTAATTTTGCAGATGAAACCACTCCAATAAACGCGCAACCTGAGGTTTACGACAGAGGCCTTTTATTCGCTTTCATTGAAGAGGAGCTTAAAGAAATCGAACCGCTTTTAGTACCTGCGAGACAGAACGATTATGGACGTGCAGACAGAGGTGTAGCTCAAATGATTCTAGCTAAAATCTACTTGAATGCCGAGGTTTATATAGGTGAGGCAAAGTATACTGAATGTATAAACTATTGTGAACAAATTATAGCTAGCGGTTACAGTTTAGCTGATAGTTATCTGCATAATTTCATGGCCGACAATAATACAAATTCGGCAACCAACGAAATTATCTTCCCTATTGTTTCAGACGGTGTAACAACGCAAAACTATGGTCCAACTACCGTAATGATCAACGGATCAGTTGGTAGCTTAGAAAAGAATGGTGAAGAAGTTGGTGTTGGTAAAGAAGGCTGGGGAGGCGCACTACGCGTAAGAAAACAATTTGCCGAATTATTCGGGCCGGCCTTTGCTGATGACGACAGAAACACGATCATCTCTGCTGATAGACCTATTGATATATCAGATATATCAGATAAAGACTCTGGTTTCATCATACAAAAATATTCTAATGCAACCTCAACTGGTGGCTTTGGTATGGACAAGACATTTGTTGATACAGATTTTCCATTGTACAGACTTGCTGATGTATACTTAATGTATGGTGAAGCACATCTTAGAGGTGGTGGTGGTAGTTTATCTACTGCTGTTGGTTATGTAAACGACCTTAGAACGCGAGCTAACAACCCTAATTTAATTTCCTCTGGAGATTTAACATTAGATTTTATTCTCGATGAAAGATCTAGAGAGTTACATTGGGAAGCACACCGTAGACAAGACTTAGTACGCTACGGAAGATACACTGGCGGTAGTTACAATTGGGCTTGGAAGGGCAACGGTAGTAACGGTATTGCTTTACCAGAACACTTTAACCTATTTCCAATACCCGTTGGAAGTATGGCAGCCAACCCTAATTTAACTCAAAA
- a CDS encoding SusC/RagA family TonB-linked outer membrane protein, protein MKTIKNKLLFLLFFVPIGLFAQTTIKGTVTEKSTSIPLPGVNVVVKGTTTGTATDFDGNFQIEVNNGDVIVFTYVGYQALEITYSGQPTLDVQLSEDASKLDEIVIIGYGTTTKKDATGSVEAITSEDFTKGNIVTPENLLNGRIAGVSINTSGAPGSGSQIRIRGGASINGSNDPLIIIDGLPISNDGVTGSRGVLASINPNDIDSFSVLKDASATAIYGSRASNGVIIIVTKKGKSTFSATYDTQYSFGEVTNTIDVFSGDEYRNLVTSQPINGTTLDESLLGTASTNWQDEIFRNTVSSQHNISMQGSLFKALPARFSFSVVDQEGALQTSKFERRNLSLALNPKLFDDHLKISLNANLAYEDNRFADAGQIGAAMRYDPTKPVFDPSSPFGGFYQHRTGDQVANGTTNPVAKLLQRTDLGDANRFYGNLNFDYKFHFLPELRAVINLGYDKTEARGSDSRDVLQATTDQDILFKGELRRNTQERTNELFDGYLNYKKDFNNVGLDLTAGYSYQKFTNQGKNGRNITDPLSVDDIYLDPDVVLIGFFGRANVALDDKYALTFTFRRDGTSRFSKENQWGNFPAAAFAWTISNEDFMKESEVFSNLKLRLGYGITGQQSISEKDIFLNRYRGGRTDSQFQFNNQVIQSLIASEINPNLKWEETTTLEVGVDYGLFNNKVSGSLNFFQKNSTDLLFTAAVPDGANFSNSIIQNIGELQIQGLEFSVNTDVVKNDDLSIDFNFNATFLDREVKELALGQDVRTGGISGGTGSNIQIHREGEAPNSFYVFKQLYDNNGNPIEGAYADLNGDNVINDNDRYVKENPGANAIFGFQSNILYKNFDFAFNLRANLGNYVYNNVRSSRSQYELLLDNAVLGNIPTSVLETNFQRTADVITSDIFVENASFLRMDNITLGYTFNDVSKVLKSIRVWGGVQNVFTITNYSGLDPEVTDNDSDLTLTLGIDNVVYPRPRTILAGANIKF, encoded by the coding sequence ATGAAAACAATTAAGAATAAGTTACTTTTTCTTTTATTCTTTGTACCTATAGGATTATTTGCCCAAACAACAATTAAAGGGACGGTAACAGAGAAATCAACTTCAATTCCTCTTCCAGGGGTAAATGTAGTTGTAAAAGGAACAACAACAGGTACAGCTACAGACTTTGATGGAAATTTCCAAATCGAAGTTAACAACGGAGACGTTATTGTATTTACATATGTAGGTTATCAAGCTCTTGAAATCACTTATTCGGGGCAACCAACATTAGATGTGCAACTTTCTGAAGACGCATCAAAATTAGATGAAATCGTTATTATAGGTTATGGTACCACCACTAAAAAAGATGCTACAGGTTCTGTAGAAGCCATAACTTCTGAGGATTTTACAAAAGGAAATATCGTTACTCCCGAAAATTTACTTAATGGTAGAATAGCTGGGGTTAGTATTAATACCAGTGGGGCACCAGGTTCGGGTTCACAAATTAGAATTCGTGGCGGAGCATCCATTAATGGTTCGAACGATCCGCTCATTATAATAGATGGTCTTCCTATTTCTAACGACGGTGTTACGGGATCTAGAGGTGTTTTAGCCTCTATTAACCCTAACGACATTGATTCGTTTTCTGTTTTAAAGGATGCTTCAGCAACAGCAATTTACGGTTCTCGAGCTTCTAATGGTGTAATTATTATTGTAACAAAAAAGGGTAAGTCTACATTTAGCGCTACCTATGACACACAGTATAGTTTTGGAGAAGTTACAAACACCATAGATGTTTTTTCGGGAGATGAATATAGAAATCTTGTAACATCGCAACCAATTAATGGTACTACATTAGACGAAAGTCTTCTAGGCACCGCGAGCACAAACTGGCAAGATGAGATTTTTAGAAACACGGTATCGTCACAACACAATATTTCCATGCAGGGGTCTCTATTTAAAGCCTTGCCTGCTAGGTTCTCTTTCAGTGTAGTTGATCAAGAGGGTGCGCTTCAAACTTCAAAGTTTGAAAGACGAAACTTAAGTTTGGCTTTAAACCCAAAACTTTTCGATGACCATTTAAAAATTAGCTTGAATGCGAATTTAGCTTATGAGGACAACAGATTTGCCGATGCTGGACAAATTGGTGCAGCTATGCGCTATGACCCTACAAAACCTGTTTTCGACCCAAGCTCTCCTTTTGGTGGTTTTTACCAACACAGAACTGGTGACCAAGTTGCTAACGGAACAACAAATCCAGTAGCAAAGTTATTACAAAGAACAGATTTGGGAGATGCCAATAGATTTTACGGGAATTTAAATTTCGACTATAAATTTCACTTCCTTCCAGAATTAAGAGCTGTAATAAACTTAGGATATGATAAAACTGAAGCTAGAGGTTCTGATAGTAGAGATGTATTACAGGCGACTACAGACCAGGATATCTTATTCAAAGGAGAACTAAGAAGAAACACCCAAGAACGAACAAACGAACTTTTTGACGGTTACTTAAACTATAAAAAGGACTTTAATAATGTTGGATTGGATTTAACAGCGGGTTATTCTTATCAAAAATTTACAAATCAAGGAAAAAATGGTAGAAACATAACAGACCCATTAAGTGTAGACGACATCTATCTAGATCCTGATGTGGTTTTAATAGGTTTCTTTGGTAGAGCAAATGTTGCACTAGACGATAAATACGCACTAACATTTACCTTTAGAAGAGATGGAACATCGCGCTTTAGCAAAGAAAATCAATGGGGTAATTTCCCAGCGGCTGCCTTTGCTTGGACAATAAGCAATGAAGATTTTATGAAAGAATCGGAAGTATTCTCTAACTTAAAACTACGTTTGGGATATGGTATTACGGGTCAACAATCTATTAGCGAAAAAGATATTTTCTTGAACAGATATAGAGGCGGAAGAACCGATTCTCAATTTCAATTCAACAATCAAGTGATTCAATCTTTGATAGCTTCAGAGATTAACCCAAATTTAAAATGGGAAGAAACAACTACACTAGAAGTTGGTGTAGACTACGGTTTATTTAACAATAAAGTTTCTGGATCTTTAAACTTTTTCCAAAAGAACTCAACCGATCTTCTTTTTACTGCTGCTGTTCCAGATGGAGCGAACTTCTCTAACAGTATCATTCAAAATATTGGAGAGCTTCAAATTCAAGGGTTAGAATTTTCTGTGAACACAGACGTTGTGAAAAATGATGATTTAAGTATTGATTTTAACTTCAATGCAACATTTTTAGACAGAGAGGTAAAAGAATTAGCACTTGGCCAAGATGTAAGAACAGGTGGTATTAGCGGTGGTACTGGAAGTAATATCCAAATCCACAGAGAAGGAGAAGCACCTAATTCATTTTATGTATTTAAACAATTATACGACAATAACGGAAATCCAATAGAAGGTGCTTACGCAGACCTTAATGGCGACAATGTTATCAATGATAACGATCGCTACGTTAAAGAAAACCCTGGAGCAAATGCTATCTTTGGTTTTCAGTCTAACATACTTTACAAGAATTTCGACTTTGCTTTTAACTTAAGAGCAAATCTTGGAAACTATGTTTACAACAACGTAAGATCTTCAAGATCACAATATGAACTATTATTGGATAATGCTGTACTAGGAAATATCCCAACTAGCGTATTAGAGACGAATTTCCAGAGAACTGCAGACGTTATAACTTCTGATATTTTTGTTGAAAACGCGTCTTTCTTAAGAATGGATAATATTACTTTAGGATATACTTTTAATGATGTTTCCAAAGTATTGAAAAGCATAAGAGTTTGGGGTGGCGTACAAAATGTATTTACCATTACAAACTACAGCGGCTTAGATCCAGAAGTAACAGACAACGACTCAGACCTTACTTTAACCTTAGGTATTGATAATGTAGTATACCCAAGACCAAGAACCATCTTGGCCGGAGCTAACATTAAATTTTAA
- a CDS encoding LacI family DNA-binding transcriptional regulator, whose amino-acid sequence MKRKITLKQIAKELDVSVSTVSKALSGSKEISEDTTQKIQAFAKLYNYRPNNIALSLKNRKTKTIGILIPEIVHHFFSTVIRGIERVANRRGYNVIVGLSNESFTKEVINMELLAGGSIDGFILSISKETLLKQDYHHFNATMDQGMPIVMFDRVVPDVKCDKVIVDDTKGAIKAVDMLVEKGCKNIGLITTMDYVSVGRLRTQGYLEALSNHKIEADPDYILKIDDSLDVENHLEVLENEIETFFRMNKTIDGLFAVNELYAVTAMKVARKLGLSIPDDIQVIGFTDGVLSKHATPRLTTVSQHGQKIGEQSANLLIDRLEAEDAKQDSYLVSGDVKRDFIKMVIETDIIERESTK is encoded by the coding sequence ATGAAGAGAAAGATAACTTTAAAACAAATTGCAAAAGAACTAGATGTTTCTGTATCTACAGTTTCCAAAGCCTTAAGTGGAAGCAAGGAGATAAGTGAAGATACCACCCAAAAAATACAGGCTTTTGCAAAACTCTATAACTACCGCCCTAATAATATTGCACTTAGTTTAAAGAACAGGAAGACTAAAACCATTGGCATTTTAATACCTGAGATTGTTCATCACTTTTTTTCTACTGTAATCCGTGGTATAGAAAGGGTTGCCAATCGGCGTGGCTATAATGTTATAGTTGGTTTGTCTAATGAGTCTTTTACAAAAGAAGTGATCAATATGGAACTTCTAGCGGGAGGAAGTATAGACGGTTTTATTCTTTCCATTTCTAAAGAAACCTTACTTAAACAAGACTACCATCATTTTAATGCTACAATGGATCAGGGTATGCCTATTGTTATGTTCGATCGCGTTGTTCCAGACGTAAAATGCGATAAGGTTATTGTAGACGATACGAAAGGAGCAATAAAAGCTGTAGATATGCTTGTTGAAAAGGGTTGTAAAAATATAGGCCTGATTACCACAATGGATTATGTAAGCGTAGGTAGATTAAGAACTCAAGGATATTTAGAGGCTTTGAGCAATCATAAAATTGAAGCAGATCCAGATTATATTTTAAAAATAGACGATAGTTTAGATGTTGAAAATCATTTAGAAGTTTTAGAAAATGAAATAGAAACGTTCTTTAGAATGAACAAAACTATTGATGGTCTTTTTGCTGTTAACGAACTTTATGCCGTAACAGCAATGAAAGTTGCAAGAAAGTTAGGCTTAAGTATTCCTGATGATATTCAAGTTATAGGATTCACAGATGGGGTGCTTTCTAAGCATGCCACGCCTAGGCTAACTACGGTGAGTCAGCATGGACAGAAAATCGGCGAACAGTCTGCAAACTTGTTAATTGACAGGCTAGAGGCAGAGGATGCCAAACAGGATTCTTATTTAGTTAGTGGTGATGTGAAAAGGGACTTTATTAAGATGGTTATTGAGACCGATATTATTGAAAGAGAATCTACCAAATAG
- a CDS encoding MFS transporter: protein MEKRRLSFLEIWNMSFGFLGIQMGFALQNANASRILQIFGADVHHLSWFWIIAPLMGLIVQPIIGHYSDKTWNRFGRRKPYFLVGAILASVGLILMPQADIFIAFLPALWVGAGMLMIMDASFNIAMEPFRALVGDNLRTDQRTAGFSVQTALIGFGAVIGSWLPYALTNWFGVSNEATEGTVPFNLILSFIIGAVILIGSILVTVTTTKEYTPEELASFDNENTDETLEGESSLMDIFEDFKKMPETMRQLSWVQFFSWFGLFGMWVFATPAIAQHVYGLSHTDSSSTAFQDAGDWVGILFGVYNLVSAFYAFALPRIAKKVGRKKTHAISLIIGGIGMLSIYIMPDKNWLILSMIGVGIAWASILAMPYAILAGSISPRKMGVYMGIFNFFIVIPQIINALIGGPLVKYVYGNQAIFALVMSGVSFLIAAALVSKVKDVDDVIQ from the coding sequence ATGGAAAAGCGTAGATTAAGTTTCTTGGAAATCTGGAACATGAGTTTCGGTTTTTTGGGAATCCAAATGGGTTTCGCCCTTCAAAATGCAAACGCAAGTAGAATTCTTCAAATCTTTGGTGCAGATGTTCATCATTTGTCATGGTTTTGGATTATAGCGCCTTTAATGGGCTTGATTGTTCAGCCAATTATTGGGCATTATTCTGATAAAACTTGGAATAGATTTGGAAGACGTAAGCCTTACTTTTTGGTAGGAGCTATTTTAGCTTCTGTAGGTCTAATCTTGATGCCTCAAGCAGACATTTTTATTGCATTCCTTCCAGCACTTTGGGTTGGAGCGGGAATGTTAATGATTATGGATGCTTCGTTTAATATAGCAATGGAGCCATTCCGAGCCTTGGTTGGAGATAACCTAAGGACAGATCAGAGAACAGCTGGGTTTAGTGTTCAGACTGCTTTGATTGGTTTTGGAGCTGTAATAGGATCTTGGTTGCCTTACGCGCTAACTAATTGGTTTGGTGTTTCTAACGAAGCGACTGAAGGTACTGTGCCTTTCAATTTGATACTTTCATTCATCATTGGAGCTGTAATTTTAATTGGTTCAATTTTAGTTACAGTAACCACTACTAAGGAATACACTCCAGAGGAACTAGCTAGTTTTGACAATGAAAATACTGATGAAACTCTAGAAGGAGAATCTAGCTTGATGGATATTTTTGAAGACTTCAAAAAGATGCCTGAAACGATGAGGCAGTTAAGTTGGGTGCAATTCTTTTCTTGGTTTGGGCTATTTGGTATGTGGGTTTTTGCAACTCCTGCAATAGCTCAACATGTTTACGGATTATCCCATACAGACAGTAGTAGTACGGCTTTTCAAGATGCCGGAGATTGGGTAGGGATTCTATTTGGAGTTTACAATTTAGTATCTGCGTTTTATGCTTTTGCATTACCTCGTATTGCCAAAAAAGTAGGTAGAAAGAAAACACATGCTATTTCACTAATCATAGGTGGAATAGGGATGTTGTCAATTTATATCATGCCAGATAAAAATTGGTTAATTCTTTCTATGATTGGTGTTGGTATTGCTTGGGCAAGTATTTTGGCTATGCCCTATGCAATTCTTGCAGGATCTATTTCTCCAAGAAAAATGGGTGTATACATGGGGATTTTTAATTTCTTCATTGTGATACCTCAGATAATCAATGCTTTAATTGGAGGTCCATTAGTAAAGTATGTTTACGGTAATCAAGCAATTTTCGCTTTAGTTATGAGTGGTGTCAGCTTTTTAATTGCTGCTGCATTAGTTTCTAAAGTGAAAGATGTAGATGATGTAATTCAATAA
- the pgmB gene encoding beta-phosphoglucomutase, producing the protein MNKIGVIFDLDGVIVDTAKYHFLAWKKLADDLGFEFTEEHNELLKGVSRVRSLEILLDIGKVTVSEERKQEFLVSKNEDYLSYITKMEADEILPGASELLDALDEAGIKYVLGSASKNAPLILKQIGLYDRFAGIVDGNSVSKAKPDPEVFLIGANKLGLEPSQCVVFEDAIAGIEAAKNANMVAVGIGDEKTLSEADYNFNNLTEVPGNFFTELTTLN; encoded by the coding sequence ATGAACAAAATAGGAGTCATATTCGATTTAGATGGTGTTATAGTAGACACGGCCAAATATCACTTTTTGGCATGGAAAAAATTAGCTGATGACCTCGGTTTTGAGTTCACAGAAGAACATAACGAACTCTTAAAAGGTGTTAGCAGGGTAAGGTCTTTGGAGATATTACTGGATATTGGTAAGGTGACGGTTTCCGAAGAAAGGAAGCAAGAGTTTTTGGTGAGTAAAAACGAAGATTACTTGAGCTATATTACCAAAATGGAAGCCGATGAAATTCTTCCAGGCGCTTCAGAATTATTAGATGCTTTAGATGAGGCAGGTATTAAATACGTACTTGGTTCTGCTAGTAAAAATGCACCATTGATTTTAAAACAAATTGGTTTGTATGATAGGTTTGCTGGTATTGTTGATGGCAACAGTGTGTCTAAGGCAAAGCCAGACCCTGAAGTGTTTTTAATAGGCGCCAATAAACTTGGGCTTGAGCCTAGCCAATGTGTCGTTTTTGAGGATGCTATTGCAGGTATAGAAGCGGCAAAAAATGCGAATATGGTTGCGGTAGGTATAGGGGACGAAAAAACCCTAAGCGAAGCAGATTACAATTTCAACAACTTGACAGAGGTTCCAGGGAACTTTTTTACCGAGTTAACGACATTAAATTGA
- a CDS encoding glycoside hydrolase family 65 protein yields MNQDYIKPDNWSIIEEGFDPARVESSESLFSIGNGAMGQRANFEEAYSGETFQGSYIAGVYYPDKTRVGWWKNGYPEYFAKVLNAPNWIGIDVSVNGEQLDLDTCKKIADFRRELNMQEGWLSRSFKATLSNGVEVQVESKRFLSLDIDELGVIQYSVTPMNGDAEIVLRPYIDNAITNKDTNWDDKFWDVLNVSNQGQKAFIEARTMKTDFHVCTYMESKVSVNGKAVNVEPTMQSNDHYISFEYKQNVKAGDTYAITKMGGYTVDRNHHKIQLVNAATKVLETAFELGFDQLLEKQKEAWASIWERADITIEGDVKAQQGIRFNIFQLNQTYLGKDSRLNIGPKGFTGEKYGGSTYWDTEAYCIPFYMATKDQSVAKTLLEYRYNHLDRAIENAGKLGFTNGAALYPMVTMNGEECHNEWEITFEEIHRNGAIAFAIYNYYRYTGDYSYIPEKGLEVLIGIARFWQQRANFSKDKNKYVILGVTGPNEYENNVDNNWYTNYLAQWCINYALENIEKVDNEYQDDFIRIAEKLKLTKSEIALWKAVADNMYFPYSQKHHVYLQQDGFLDKELITVDELDQTQRPINQHWSWDRILRSPYIKQADILQGFYFFEDQFTTEELARHFDFYEPFTVHESSLSPCVHSIQAAKLGRMEQAYTFYLRTSRLDLDDYNHEVHEGLHITSMAGTWMSIVEGFGGMRVKDNILSFTPQIPKQWEGYSFKVNFRDAIIKVNVTQSETNFELEADHELQILVNDNPVIITPNNLVTV; encoded by the coding sequence ATGAATCAAGATTATATAAAACCAGACAACTGGTCTATCATAGAAGAAGGGTTTGACCCGGCCAGAGTAGAGTCTTCAGAAAGTTTGTTCAGTATTGGGAACGGAGCCATGGGGCAACGTGCCAATTTTGAAGAAGCTTATTCAGGAGAAACCTTTCAAGGAAGTTATATTGCAGGGGTTTACTATCCTGATAAAACCCGTGTGGGCTGGTGGAAAAATGGTTATCCCGAGTATTTCGCAAAGGTGTTAAATGCACCAAATTGGATTGGGATAGATGTTTCTGTGAATGGAGAGCAGTTAGACTTAGACACTTGTAAAAAAATAGCAGATTTTAGACGCGAATTGAATATGCAGGAAGGTTGGCTCTCTAGGTCATTTAAAGCGACACTTTCAAATGGAGTAGAAGTTCAAGTGGAGTCGAAACGTTTCTTGAGCTTAGATATAGATGAGCTTGGGGTTATTCAATATAGCGTAACGCCAATGAACGGTGATGCAGAAATAGTGCTTCGTCCATACATTGACAACGCTATAACAAACAAGGATACTAACTGGGATGATAAATTCTGGGATGTCCTTAATGTGAGCAATCAAGGGCAAAAAGCATTTATTGAAGCAAGAACGATGAAAACCGATTTTCATGTGTGTACATACATGGAGTCTAAGGTTTCAGTAAATGGAAAAGCGGTTAATGTTGAACCGACCATGCAGTCTAATGACCATTATATTTCGTTTGAATATAAACAAAATGTGAAGGCAGGAGATACCTATGCCATTACAAAAATGGGTGGTTATACGGTAGACCGAAACCATCATAAAATTCAATTGGTTAATGCTGCTACAAAAGTTTTAGAGACAGCTTTTGAGCTAGGCTTTGACCAGTTATTAGAAAAACAAAAAGAGGCTTGGGCCAGTATTTGGGAACGTGCCGATATTACCATTGAAGGTGATGTAAAAGCACAGCAAGGTATTCGTTTCAATATTTTCCAATTGAATCAAACTTATTTGGGTAAAGATTCAAGATTGAATATAGGTCCGAAAGGATTTACAGGAGAGAAATATGGCGGAAGTACCTATTGGGATACTGAAGCGTATTGTATTCCATTTTATATGGCTACCAAAGATCAAAGCGTAGCTAAAACACTTCTGGAATACCGATACAACCATTTAGATAGGGCCATTGAAAATGCTGGAAAATTAGGGTTTACCAATGGTGCAGCTTTATACCCAATGGTTACTATGAATGGCGAAGAATGCCATAATGAATGGGAGATTACCTTTGAAGAAATTCATAGAAACGGCGCCATTGCATTTGCTATATATAACTACTATCGTTACACGGGAGATTATAGTTATATTCCAGAAAAAGGACTAGAGGTATTAATTGGTATTGCCAGATTTTGGCAGCAAAGAGCCAATTTTTCAAAAGATAAAAACAAATATGTTATTCTTGGGGTTACCGGGCCTAATGAATATGAGAATAACGTAGATAACAACTGGTATACAAACTACTTAGCGCAATGGTGTATTAATTATGCCTTAGAAAATATCGAGAAAGTAGACAATGAATACCAAGATGATTTTATACGAATTGCTGAAAAGCTGAAATTAACTAAATCTGAAATTGCGCTTTGGAAAGCCGTTGCAGATAATATGTATTTCCCTTATTCACAGAAGCATCACGTTTACTTACAGCAAGACGGATTCTTGGACAAAGAACTGATTACAGTTGATGAACTGGACCAGACACAACGTCCAATTAATCAGCATTGGTCTTGGGATAGAATACTGCGTTCACCATACATAAAACAAGCGGACATACTTCAGGGCTTCTACTTCTTTGAAGATCAGTTTACTACTGAAGAGTTAGCACGTCACTTTGATTTTTACGAGCCATTTACAGTTCATGAAAGTTCATTGTCACCTTGTGTTCACAGTATCCAGGCTGCTAAATTAGGTAGAATGGAACAAGCCTATACGTTCTATTTACGTACGTCAAGGTTAGATTTAGACGATTATAACCATGAGGTTCATGAAGGTTTACATATTACATCAATGGCAGGAACCTGGATGAGTATTGTAGAAGGATTCGGCGGTATGCGTGTTAAGGATAATATATTGTCTTTTACGCCTCAAATTCCAAAACAATGGGAGGGGTATTCGTTTAAAGTGAATTTTAGAGATGCAATAATTAAAGTAAATGTTACGCAAAGCGAAACAAACTTTGAATTAGAAGCTGATCACGAATTGCAAATTCTGGTTAATGATAATCCAGTAATTATTACACCAAATAATTTGGTAACTGTATAA